The genomic stretch ACCCGACGCCCTACAACGGGGGCCTGGTCTACTCCAACGGCGACAACCTCTACAGCTACGACGTGCGGCCGCGCGCCGCGCGCCGGACCGTGGCTGATGCACCAGCCGGAGGCGTCGTGTTCGAGGTGTTCGCGGGCGAGACGGCTCAGCCGGCTAGGTTCGTCCCGACGGCGGGCGTGGCGGCGGGCCAGCTCCGCGTCTCCCGTCTGTCGGCGGCTCGGGAGTCGATCCCTGCCCCCAACCCGTCGCTCCTCCCGCTGGACGGGTACTACCACCTCGGCGTCGACCCTGGGCTGGAGGGCCTGCGCGGGGACCTGACGCTCGCGTACACCGCAGCGGACCTCGCCGAGGCGGGCGCGGACGCCGCCGGGCTGGGCGTCTGGCAGTGGAGCGTCGACGGTCAGGACTGGGTCGCCCGGCCGGTCACGGCCCGCGCCGACGGCACGGTCACCGTCTCCGACGTCACGCCAGTCGACTTCTTCGTGCTCGGCTCCGACCAGCCGGTCTCCGCTACCGACCGCCCTCGGGCCGACGGCTCCGTGCTGCACGCGCCCGCGCCCAACCCCACATCCGGGCGCAGCGTCGTCCGCTACGACCTCGCCGTCGCGGGGCCGGTTCGCCTGACGGTCCACGACCTGTTGGGACGCGAGGTGGCCGTCGTCGCCGAGGGTCACCACGCCGCGGGGGCGCACCGGGCCTCGCTGGAGGCGTCCGCGCTGGCACCGGGCCTCTACCTGCTCCGCCTCGACGCGCCAGACGGCGCACACACGACGCGCCTGACGCTGGCTCGCTGACCCCGCACGGCCCCCGAGGCCGGTCTACCCGGTCCGGACGAGGGCGAGGAACGACGCGTAGACGCCCTGGAAGTCGGGGTCGAAGGGCACCCGGTTGTGGCCCGCATCCGCGAACACCGCCAGCCGCTTGCGACCCGGTGGCAGAGGGGACGCCGCGTACAGGTCCTCGCTCATCCACGCCGGGATGCGGGCGTCGAGCGCGCCCGCCAGGATCAGCAGCGGCTCGGTGATCTCGCGGACCGGGCCGAGGCTGCCCTCATCGGCCAGCGCGGGGTCCACCGACAGGCGCACGAACGGCCGGAGGATGGGGTAGAAGTCGTAGCGCGAGCGGACGTACGCCGCGGTCGTCGTGGCCGAGTTCTCCAGCACGACCCCACCCGCCTCGCGGTGCGCGCCGACGTGACTGGCGAGGAAGCTCCCCAGCGAGTGACCGTGGACGACGACGCGCTCGGCTCCGACCTCGGCCGCGACGGCGTCGAACACGGCCAGCGCATCGGCCTTGAGCGCGTCCACCGACGCGGTGCCTTCGCTGCGCCCGTGACCCCGGTGGTCGACCAGCACCACGTCGGCACCGGTGCGGAGGAGCGGGATCAGTTTCTTCATCCCGAGGGCCGACATCCGAAACCCGTTGCCGCCGAAGTAGAGGATCGTCAGCCGGTCGGCGCCCGACGGCGCGTGGCGGACGCGGAGGCCGTAGAGCGTCGTCCCGTCGGGCGTGCGGACGGGGAGCGCCTCGACGGTCGCGCCCGGCACCTCACGAGCGACCGCAGCCGGGTCGATGGCGAGGCCGCCCGCCTCGGCGTCGCGGCGGGGGTGCAGCACGTGGTCCGGCCCGACGACGTACGTCACGCAGCCGGTGAGCCAGACGGAGAGCAGCAGCAGCACGCGCATGGCGCCAGCCTACAGACGCGGCACCGTGGGTGCCTGGGGCAGATGCACTAGGTGCCGGCCCGCCTCGGCCCCGCGGCCGAGACGCTCGGGCCGGAACGGCCTCCCTCACGGTAGGTTGACGCCCGCCCTTCCCCTTGCTCCGTGGACTTCCTGCCCGTCCCGACCCTCCCGGTCACCGACCCCGTTCTCATCGTGGCCATCACGATGGGCATCCTGCTGGTCGGCCCGCTGCTGTTCGAGCGGTTCCGGATCCCTGGCCTCGTCGGGCTGATCGCGCTCGGCGCTGTCGCCGGGCCGAGCGTGACGGGCCTGCTGGAGCGCGACGCCACGTTCGTGCTGCTGGGCACGCTGGGGCTGCTCTACCTCATGTTCATGGCGGGCGTAACGCTAGACCTCGCCGAGTTCGCCCGCCAGCGGACGCGGGCGCTGGCCTTCGGGGCGCTCTCGTTCGCCCTGCCGATGAGCCTGGCGCTGCTGCTCGCCCCCGGCATCCTGGGCTACTCGATCCCCGCGGCGGCGTTGCTGGGCAGCATCGTCGGGAGCCACACGCTGCTGGCGCTGCCGCTGGCCGGGCGGCTGGGCGTGTCGAAAAACCGTGCGCTCGTGATCGCGACCGGCGCGACGCTGGTCACCGACCTGCTGTCGCTCGTCGTGCTGGCCGTCGTGCAGGGCATCACGAGCGGCGAGGCCGACGCCGAGTTCTGGCTGCTGTTCTTCGCCAAGGACATCGTCTGGGCGCTGGCCGTGCTGTGGCTTCTGCCGAAAGCCGCGCGGGCCTTCTTCCGCCGCGTCCGCCGCGAGGACGACGCCGCGTTCGCGTTCCTGCTCGCGATGGTGTTCCTGGCCGCGTGGACGGCGTCGCTGGCCGGGCTGGCCCCCATCATCGGCGCGTTCCTGGCGGGCATCGCGCTCAACCGGCTGATCCCGAAGATGAGCCCGCTCATGACGCGGCTCCGGTTCGTCGGAGACGCGGTCTTCATCCCCTTCTTCCTCGTCTCGGTAGGCCTGCTGGTGGACGTGTCGGTGCTCGGCTCGCCGGTCGTGTGGGGGCTGGCGCTCGGGTTCACGACGCTGGTCCTCGTGGGCAAGGGCGGCGCGGCGTTCCTCGGCATCCCCCTGTTCGGCTTCACGCGCAACGAGGCCGGGACCGTCGCCGGGCTGACGTTCCCGCAGGCCGCCGCGACGCTGGCGGTGACGCTGATCGGGTTCGACATCGGCCTGTTCAGCCAGACGGTCGTCAATGCGGTCGTGCTGGTGATCGTGCTGACGTGCCTGATCGGGCCGAGCCTCGTGCAGGCGTTCGGGCGGAAGGTGGCGCTCGCGGAGTCCGACCGGCCGTACGAGCCCGCCTCGGCGCCCGAGCGGATCATCGTGCCGCTGTCGAACCCGGAGACGGCCGAGGACCTGATGGAGCTGGCGCTGCTGCTGCGGAGCCCGGCGAGCGAGGAGCCCGTGTTTCCCATCGCGGTGGCGCGCGGCGGCCCGGACGAGGCGGCCCACGTGGCCGACGCCGAGCGGCTCATGGAGCGCGCCGTGCTCCACGCCACCGCTGCGAGCGTGCCCGTCTCCCCGACCGTCCGCATCGACGACAACCCGGTCCGGGGGATCGTGCGGGCGGCGCGCGAGCTGCGGGCCTCCGAGATCGTGGCGGGGTGGAACGGGCAGCGGACGCCCGGCGCGCTCGTGTTCGGGCACATCATCGACGGAGTGCTGGCGGAGAGCCGGGCGATGGCGATCGTGGCGCGGCTGGCAGCGCCGCTCGCCGCCGCCGAGCGGCTCGTGGTGCTGGTGCCGCCGCAGATGTACCGCGAGATCGGCTTCGCACGGGCCGTGCGCGTGCTCAAGGTGCTCGCCGCGCAGAAGGGCCTGCGCCTCCACCTGCTCGTGCCCGAGGCCGAGGCCGCCGAGGTCGAGGGCCGCTTCGCGGCGGCCCGCCCCGAGGCCCCGCTGGTCGTCACGTCCGTGGACGCCTGGTCCGTCCGCGCGCTCGACGACCTCGCTCAGACGGGTGACGTGCTCGTGCTGATCGGCGTCCGGCGCGGCACCGTCGCGTGGCGGCCCGCGCTTCAACGCCTGCCCCGCGTGCTCGCGCGCCGCTTCCCAGACCTCGACCTGCTCTCGATCACCCTCTCGGAGGCCGAGGTGGTCCCGATCCTGGCCGACGCGGTGGACGGGGACGGCCACAACGACCTCGACATCCCGGACACGCACGTCACGCTGGACCTCGTCCCGGACGCCCCCGAGCCGCTCCTCCGGCGCATCCTCCTGGGCGGCTTCCCGGACGCCCCCCGCACCGCCGCCGCCCTCGCCGCCCACCTCGCCGACGACGACTCGGACGACGCCCCGGAGATCATGCCCGGGGTCGTGTTCTACCACGCCCATGTGACGGAGGTGGACACGCCCCAGACGTTCATCGGCGTCTGTCCGAAGGGCGCGCGGATCCCGCATGCCGGGCAGCCCGCGCGCGTCCTGCTCGTCCTGCTGGCGCCGGTGGACATGGAGCCCGACGCCTACCTCCGCCAGCTCGCCGTGACCGCCCAGCTCGTCCGCTCCGACGAGACGGTCGAAGCCCTCGTCGAGGCGGACACGCCCGAGGCCGCCGCCGCCATCCTGCTCGGCACCCTCCGCGACGACCTCGACCCGGGCGCCGAGGACGCCGACGGCTGACGGGGACGCCCAGGGAAGGCGGCGCTCCCGACCGGCGCACCGTCACCACCAAAAATACTTGTCACAACAGGGAACGGGTCACACGCCTCCTTGTGGAAGCTCCGGCGCACGGCTCGGCAAGACTCCGTGGAGCCGGTCAAGTCGGCGCCCAGATCTCCGATACCTGCGTAACTCTGCTCCATCTCGACGCGTCCTTCCGACGCGCCCTGCCTGCCCCTCCGACCGATGCCCCCGCCGTCCGAAGCCCCCTACGAGATCGTCCCCGCCGGCCCGCAGCTGCGGTCGGTCGCGTGGCCGCAGGTGCTGTTCGTGGTCTTGGCGACGGTGATCGGGCTGCTGCCCCTCGGGCTGGCACTGCTGCTGGCGGTGTAGCGAAACCGCGTCGGGCGCATCCGGTCCGAGGAGTCCTCTTCTCGCCGACCTCATGCCCGCCCGCCTCGGCCACCTCCGCCTCGACGTCGCCGACCTGGATGCCCAGGTCCAGTTCTACACCGCGGCGCTGGGCCTCACCGTCCGCGAGCGCGCGACGGACGACACGAGCCACTACGCCTTCCTGACGGACGCCCAGCCGATCCCGGGCGGCGTCGATGTCGACGGAGAGCCGGTCGGGATGCACCACCGGCTCGTGTTGCGCCAGGCCCGCGACGGGTCGGCCCCCGACCGCTCCGGCCCGCTGGACCACTTCGCCTTCGAGGTCGACGACGAGGCCGAGCTGCTCGCGTTCGTGGAGCGGCTCCGTGAGATGGGCACCGAGGTGGACCTGCAGGACGCGCAGATCGCGTGGCAGGGCTACTTCCGCGACCCCGAGGGCAACCGGTTGGAGGTTTACTGCGACCGCCGCACCCGTCTCGACGGCGACCCACTCTGGCAGGGACGGCAGCACGACCTGGACGAGGCCCGGCTCCGCGAAACGGCGGGACCTCCTCGATAACGGCAGGGGCGCATTGCGGCCCTACTGCGGCTCCTTCGGCTCCTCACCCTCCTTCCAGTAGCCCCAGCTGGACTCGCGGACGCGGTCGTCGCCGACGCCGGTGAACAGCATCAGGGGGCGGATCCAGCCGTGGAGGGTCTTCTTGAGGCGGCCCTGCTCCAGACGGCGGTGGTCCCGCTCGTAGACCTTGAGCCCGCCCGCGAACGGCACCTTCCAGCCCGCCTTGCGGACCGTCCACAGCGCGTAGATGTCCTCGTTGGCCGTCAGCGCGAAGTCGAAGCCGCCCGCGTCCAGGAGCGCCTTGCGGCGGAAGAGCATGTTCGAACCCGAGCCCGCCGGGACGGTGAGCCACGACATCACGCGGATGCCGAGCGAGAAGAGCTTGTAGTAGGTCTTGTAGTCGTCGTCGGCCGAGAGCTTCGCCCCCTGCACCGCGCCCACGGTCGGCCCGAGGTCGAGGGCCTGCCAGGCATCCCAGTAGCCGTCGCCGAACGACATGTCGGCGTCGGTGAAGAGGACCCACTCGGTCGTGGCGCGCTCCAGGCCGTGCTGGCGGGCCTCGGGGATGGTGCTCTGCTCCTCGATGACCACCGCGTCCGGCCGGGCCGCGCGGATGCGGTCCCGCGTGTCGTCGGTGCTGGCGTCCACCACGACGAGCGCGACGCGCGGGTCGATGGTGTCCAGGAACGGGCCGATGTTGGCCGCCTCGTTCTTGGTGGGGACGACGACGGTGAGGTCGGAGAGCTTCACGGGGGACGTGGGACGAGGGGCGAGAGGGCGGCCTAGCGGGTCGCAGGGGGGAGCGGCGCGGCGGGCTCCAGGCCCAGGACCGCCTCGCCCTGCTCGTAGACGATGTCGACGGGGATGCCCGCCTCGGCGACGCGGTCGAGCGAGGCGGCCAGTTCCGGCGAGGTGCGGCCGTACTGGCGGACGAACGCGTCCACGGCGTCGTAGTCGCCGTCGCCCTGGAGCGTCAGGATCTGGCGGGCGAGGGCCTCGACGGCCGGGCCCATCTGCTCCGGCACGACGCGCCAGACCGGACCGTCGGGCGTCGACTCGGAGACGATGGCGCCGCGCTCCTGGAAGTAGTTGAAGCGGACCAGGTTGGCCCGCCCGTGCGCCGACGACGCGCCGAAGCGAATCGACCGGAAGACGGACGCCATGAACGTCACGTAGTGCTCCTCCAGCGTCGCCTCGGCCCACTCGCCGCGGTCGATGAGCTGCTGGACCATGTAGAGGCCCAGGACGTCCGCCTTGCCCTCCTCCAGCGCGCTCGCCCGGTCCTGCAGCGCCTCGCGGACGGTGCCGCTGCCGGAGATCGTGTTCTTGATGCCCAGCCCGTGCGCCACCTCGTGGAACATGGTGTTGCCGAAGAAGGCGTCGAACGTCACCAGCGCCTGCTGATCCTCGGGGAGGAGCGTCTCCGCGATGGGCACCAGGATGCGGTCGAACTTGGCCTGCATCGCGTTCTTGAGCTGGAGCCGCCGCGAGCCCTTCGCCAGCTGCACCGCCTCGTCGTTGGGCAGGTTGATGGCGATGGTCTTGGAGCCCACGTTGGCGTCGCCAGACACGAACACCACGTCGTAAGCCCCGAGGTCGGCGTCGGAGCCCGGCGTCTCGGCCTTGTAGACGCTGTCGACCGGCAGGCCGCGCTGGAGTTCAGGGAGGAGCGACGCGTAGGCGCGGAGGCGCTCGCTCCACGCCTGGTCCTTGACCAGCACGTAGGCCTCGTGCGACGCCTTGAAGCCCATCAGCTGGTCCTCGTACGTCTCGATGGGCCCGATCACGATGTCGAGCGGGTTGTCGCGCATGTCCATCCACGCCAGGTCGCTCGCCTGGTAGTCGTCGGTGAGGAGCGCGTCGGCGCGGAGGCGGAGGTAGGTCGCCAGGCCGGGGTCCTGCGCGAGGTCGGCGGCGGCGCGGAGGTGGGCCGCGGCGCGGCCGTGCGCGTCGGCGAACGCCTCGTGGTACGGGATGCCGACGAGCTGATTGCCCTCGCGGCGGACGAGCGTGTAGAGGCTCGTCAGGTTGTTCTCCGGGTAGAGGTCCGCCGCAGCGAGGAGGTCGTCCTTGGTGAGGTCGGCTGGGTAGAAGTTGGCCCCGAGCGGCTTCTCGCTGACGCCCGGCAGGAACGGCGTGTTGCCGTCGATGCGGTCCCAGGGCCCCTTGTTGATGGTGACGTAGCGCCGGGCCGGCTCGCTCAGGCCCGCGAGCAGCGAGTCGCGGTCGCCGTAGGCCTGCATCCAGTACACGTCGTCCATCGCGCGGGCCGCGGCGATCAGGTGCGGCAGCATGGCGCGCGTCGAGTCGCTCAGGCCCGACAGGTCGGCCTCCAGGCGGACGGTCGTGTACTGGCCAAGCAGCGCCAGCAGCGTCGAGTCCTCGGGCGAGACGGCGTCCAGGCCGTCGGTGGTGGCGGTCGGCGAAACACCGTCTGTCTCCTCGGCGAACTGGCAGGCGCCGAGCGCGAGGAGCGCGAGGACGAGGAGCGGTTTCATGGGCGGTCGAGGAGCGCGGTCGGCCAAGATAGCGGCCTGGCGTCTGGGGTCCGTTCACCGCCTCGGCACCGAGGCGGCGGGCGCGGACGGAGCGCGGGATCGACCGTGCTAACCTCTCCGGCAGCGTTGCCGATACCCCGCCTCGGCAGCCCTGCGGGCGGAGACGCCCGGCGGGGATCCGACCGGCCCTAGATTGCCGTCCCCCGCACCCGCACGCGCCATGCCCACCGGCGGCGACGACGTCATCCGCTGCTCCTTCTGCAGCCGCACCGCCCACGAGGTCACCTCCATGGTGGCCGGGCCCGAGGTGTACATCTGCGACCGCTGCATCCACGACGCCTCCGGCATCGTGCGCGGCGACCTCCAGGCCTACGTGCCGCCCGCGCCCGGCGGCGGCGCCCGGCGCGCGGCGGGTCGCTCGCGCCGCATGACGCCCCGCCAGATCAAGGACGCCCTCGACGAGCACGTCATCGGGCAGGACGGGGCCAAGCGCGCCCTCTCCGTCGCGGTCTACAACCACTACAAGCGGATCGAGGCCGAGGAGTACCTCCACGCCTTCGACGACGTGGAGCTCGAGAAGTCCAACATCCTGCTCCTCGGGCCGTCCGGCACCGGCAAGACGCTGCTCGCCCGCACGCTGGCCCGCATCCTCGACGTGCCCTTCTCGATCGCCGACGCCACCGCGCTCACCGAGGCGGGCTACGTCGGCGAGGACGTGGAGTCGATCTTGAGCCACCTGCTGCAGGCGGCCGACTACGACGTCGAGCGCGCCGAGCGCGGCATCATCTACGTCGACGAGGTCGACAAGCTCTCGCGGAAGGGCGACAACGCCTCCATCACGCGCGACGTGTCGGGCGAGGGCGTCCAGCAGGCACTCCTGAAGATGCTGGAGGGCACCGTCGCGGGCGTCCCGCCGAAGGGCGGCCGCAAGCACCCCGAGCAGTCGCTCGTCCAGTTCGACACCCGGAACGTGCTGTTCATCTGCGGCGGCGCCTTCGACGGCCTCGCGCCCCAGATCGCACGCCGCCTCTCGCGCGGCCAGATCGGCTTCCACGACGGCGACGCGACCTCGATGGACCCGAAGGACCCGACCGTCTTCCGCCACGCCGAGCCCGACGATCTCCTCCGCTACGGCCTCATCCCGGAGCTCATCGGCCGCCTGCCGGTCCTGACGGCCCTCGACGCCCTCACCCCGGCCGACCTCCGGCGCATCCTCACCGATCCCAAGAACGCGCTCGTCCGCCAGTACCAGAAGCTGTTCGCGATGGACGGCGTGGACCTGGTTCTGGAGGACGACGCCCTGAACGCGGTCGTGGAGAAGGCGGTGAGGCTCAACACGGGCGCGCGCGGGTTGCGGTCGGTGCTCGAAGGCGTCCTCCTGGACCTCATGTTCGAGGCGCCCGACGCGCACGCGGGCACCGTCTGCCGCATCACGGCCGCCTCGATCACCGACGGAGCGCCGCCGGTCTACGAGGAGCGGAAGGCGACAGCGTGAGCCCGCGCGCCACCGTCGAGGCCTGGGTCGAGGCCTTCAACGCCGCCGACGTGGACCGCCTCGCAGCCCTCTACGCGCCCGACGCCGTGAACCACCAGGTGGTGGAGGCCCCCATCGAGGGGCGCGAGGCGATCCGGGCGATGTTCGCACGCGAGTTCGCGCTGGCCGAGATGGTGTGCCTCGTCGAGGCGATCTACGAGGACGGAGACTGCGCCATCCTGGAGTGGCGCGACCCGCTGGGGCTGCGCGGCTGCGGCTTCTTCCACGTGCGCGACGGGCGGATTGTATTCCAGCGCGGCTACTGGGACCGGCTCTCGTTCGTGCGCCAGCACGGCCTGCCCTTGCCGACAGAGTAGACTCTGCGACACCGCAGAACCGCCGGTCACGCGGGACGGCCTCTGGACCTACCGTCCCGCGGCAG from Rubrivirga sp. SAORIC476 encodes the following:
- a CDS encoding S9 family peptidase, with the translated sequence MRVLLLLSVWLTGCVTYVVGPDHVLHPRRDAEAGGLAIDPAAVAREVPGATVEALPVRTPDGTTLYGLRVRHAPSGADRLTILYFGGNGFRMSALGMKKLIPLLRTGADVVLVDHRGHGRSEGTASVDALKADALAVFDAVAAEVGAERVVVHGHSLGSFLASHVGAHREAGGVVLENSATTTAAYVRSRYDFYPILRPFVRLSVDPALADEGSLGPVREITEPLLILAGALDARIPAWMSEDLYAASPLPPGRKRLAVFADAGHNRVPFDPDFQGVYASFLALVRTG
- a CDS encoding cation:proton antiporter — translated: MDFLPVPTLPVTDPVLIVAITMGILLVGPLLFERFRIPGLVGLIALGAVAGPSVTGLLERDATFVLLGTLGLLYLMFMAGVTLDLAEFARQRTRALAFGALSFALPMSLALLLAPGILGYSIPAAALLGSIVGSHTLLALPLAGRLGVSKNRALVIATGATLVTDLLSLVVLAVVQGITSGEADAEFWLLFFAKDIVWALAVLWLLPKAARAFFRRVRREDDAAFAFLLAMVFLAAWTASLAGLAPIIGAFLAGIALNRLIPKMSPLMTRLRFVGDAVFIPFFLVSVGLLVDVSVLGSPVVWGLALGFTTLVLVGKGGAAFLGIPLFGFTRNEAGTVAGLTFPQAAATLAVTLIGFDIGLFSQTVVNAVVLVIVLTCLIGPSLVQAFGRKVALAESDRPYEPASAPERIIVPLSNPETAEDLMELALLLRSPASEEPVFPIAVARGGPDEAAHVADAERLMERAVLHATAASVPVSPTVRIDDNPVRGIVRAARELRASEIVAGWNGQRTPGALVFGHIIDGVLAESRAMAIVARLAAPLAAAERLVVLVPPQMYREIGFARAVRVLKVLAAQKGLRLHLLVPEAEAAEVEGRFAAARPEAPLVVTSVDAWSVRALDDLAQTGDVLVLIGVRRGTVAWRPALQRLPRVLARRFPDLDLLSITLSEAEVVPILADAVDGDGHNDLDIPDTHVTLDLVPDAPEPLLRRILLGGFPDAPRTAAALAAHLADDDSDDAPEIMPGVVFYHAHVTEVDTPQTFIGVCPKGARIPHAGQPARVLLVLLAPVDMEPDAYLRQLAVTAQLVRSDETVEALVEADTPEAAAAILLGTLRDDLDPGAEDADG
- a CDS encoding VOC family protein, which gives rise to MPARLGHLRLDVADLDAQVQFYTAALGLTVRERATDDTSHYAFLTDAQPIPGGVDVDGEPVGMHHRLVLRQARDGSAPDRSGPLDHFAFEVDDEAELLAFVERLREMGTEVDLQDAQIAWQGYFRDPEGNRLEVYCDRRTRLDGDPLWQGRQHDLDEARLRETAGPPR
- a CDS encoding glycosyltransferase family 2 protein; protein product: MKLSDLTVVVPTKNEAANIGPFLDTIDPRVALVVVDASTDDTRDRIRAARPDAVVIEEQSTIPEARQHGLERATTEWVLFTDADMSFGDGYWDAWQALDLGPTVGAVQGAKLSADDDYKTYYKLFSLGIRVMSWLTVPAGSGSNMLFRRKALLDAGGFDFALTANEDIYALWTVRKAGWKVPFAGGLKVYERDHRRLEQGRLKKTLHGWIRPLMLFTGVGDDRVRESSWGYWKEGEEPKEPQ
- a CDS encoding Zn-dependent hydrolase, with product MKPLLVLALLALGACQFAEETDGVSPTATTDGLDAVSPEDSTLLALLGQYTTVRLEADLSGLSDSTRAMLPHLIAAARAMDDVYWMQAYGDRDSLLAGLSEPARRYVTINKGPWDRIDGNTPFLPGVSEKPLGANFYPADLTKDDLLAAADLYPENNLTSLYTLVRREGNQLVGIPYHEAFADAHGRAAAHLRAAADLAQDPGLATYLRLRADALLTDDYQASDLAWMDMRDNPLDIVIGPIETYEDQLMGFKASHEAYVLVKDQAWSERLRAYASLLPELQRGLPVDSVYKAETPGSDADLGAYDVVFVSGDANVGSKTIAINLPNDEAVQLAKGSRRLQLKNAMQAKFDRILVPIAETLLPEDQQALVTFDAFFGNTMFHEVAHGLGIKNTISGSGTVREALQDRASALEEGKADVLGLYMVQQLIDRGEWAEATLEEHYVTFMASVFRSIRFGASSAHGRANLVRFNYFQERGAIVSESTPDGPVWRVVPEQMGPAVEALARQILTLQGDGDYDAVDAFVRQYGRTSPELAASLDRVAEAGIPVDIVYEQGEAVLGLEPAAPLPPATR
- the clpX gene encoding ATP-dependent Clp protease ATP-binding subunit ClpX, which gives rise to MPTGGDDVIRCSFCSRTAHEVTSMVAGPEVYICDRCIHDASGIVRGDLQAYVPPAPGGGARRAAGRSRRMTPRQIKDALDEHVIGQDGAKRALSVAVYNHYKRIEAEEYLHAFDDVELEKSNILLLGPSGTGKTLLARTLARILDVPFSIADATALTEAGYVGEDVESILSHLLQAADYDVERAERGIIYVDEVDKLSRKGDNASITRDVSGEGVQQALLKMLEGTVAGVPPKGGRKHPEQSLVQFDTRNVLFICGGAFDGLAPQIARRLSRGQIGFHDGDATSMDPKDPTVFRHAEPDDLLRYGLIPELIGRLPVLTALDALTPADLRRILTDPKNALVRQYQKLFAMDGVDLVLEDDALNAVVEKAVRLNTGARGLRSVLEGVLLDLMFEAPDAHAGTVCRITAASITDGAPPVYEERKATA
- a CDS encoding nuclear transport factor 2 family protein, producing MSPRATVEAWVEAFNAADVDRLAALYAPDAVNHQVVEAPIEGREAIRAMFAREFALAEMVCLVEAIYEDGDCAILEWRDPLGLRGCGFFHVRDGRIVFQRGYWDRLSFVRQHGLPLPTE